In Streptomyces sannanensis, the DNA window CAGGCCGGTGAATATGTCATGAAGCACGGGAAGCGATCATTCCGCCCTATGGTCACGGAAAGCACACGACCGGGCAAAATCTTGACTTTGCTGCGCAATTCCCGGGTGGTTCCGACGCTCGGACCGCGACCTGCGACAACGAGGTCGTCGGTGCCGCCCTCGTAGCCGGTCCCTGCTGCTCAGCCGAATCGAGCAGCAGAGTCAATCCTGCCGTCAACGCACAACACGCCCCAGCAGCTCGTCCTGGCCCGGATACGGCGACTCCACCGGCAGCAACGCCCGCGCCGCGGCCTCCTCGCCCTTGCTCACCAGCCCGTGGATCTCGCGCGCCAGAGGAGTCACGTCCGTGATCCCGACGATCCACTCATCGGCGTACCGCCGCGCCGCCTCCCCCGAAAGTCCCAGCTGCAGCGACCGGTACGGCAACGCCCGCAGCCCCGGATCCCGCTCCGGATCCCACTGCACCCGCACCGGCGACCCCCGCAACTCCCGCTGCCATGAAGCCCTGTCGGCGTGCAGCTCCGGCACGTAGTGCGACAGCACCGCACGCCGGAGCGCCCATTCGAAGCCCTCCCGCGTGATGTCGACGGCCAGGACGGTCTGCTGCCCCTCCTTCGTTCCCCAGCCGCAGCGGTACATCATCCACAGGAACGACGGCTTGATCCACGTCATCCGGTCCCGCTTCCAGGCCTGCGGAAACCGCCCGTCACGTGCGGTGGGCAGCCCGAGCTCGGGCGCGTACGCCTGGTAGACGGTGACGGTCGAAGCCGTATGCAGGGCACGGATCTGATGACGGGGGACGTCCATGATCCAGAGCTTCCGCCATCACCGCTCTGCGGTCCACCGAATTCCGGCTCACGCGAACACCTGCGCCGTATGCCAGGCGATGTGCTCGTCCGCGACAGCCGCACTCCCCGTCCTCGGGCCGGTCAGTACCCGGCCCGCGAGGTCCAGCACCTGTGCGCGTGCTGCCTCGCCCCGCCCGGCGAAGCGCTGCGAGACCACAATCGTGCGGCCCGGGTCGAGGCCCAGCACACCCTTGTCGAACAGCTTGTGATGCAACGAGCACAGACATAGCCCGTTCGTCACCGTGTCCGGTCCCTGGAACGCCCACCAGCGCACATGCGCGGCCTCCAGCCCCACCGGCCGCCGCCCCATCGCCCCGTCGAATCCGCAGAACGCGCACCGCCCTTCGTACGCCTCGAACACCCGCCTGCGCATCTCGGCGGCTCCCCGCCGCAGTTGCCGCATCCCCGGCACATACGCCCCCGAGGCGACCCCGGCAACTCCGGTGGCCTCCGCGAGGTCCTCGTGCAGCGACGGGGCGAAATGCAGGTCGAGCAGCAGCCGTGCGAGCCGCCCGCCCAGCGCCGGATCCGCCCGCAGTGCGGCTCGCAACTCCGGCGCCAGGCGCCCCACGGCCCCGCTCTCCCGCAGCGCCCGCGCTCCCGTTCCCGGGCTTGCGTCGCCGCTGTCCGTCCGTACTTCCCACACCTCGTCGTTCGCCAGATGGTGGAACGGGTACGCGGGCGTGGTCCGCCGCCGCGGACCGTACTCCTCCAGCAGCTCCTTCAGGTCCTGCTCGACCTCCGAGTACCGAAGCCCGGCGTCCGCGTCCTGCTGGAAGCGCCCCAGCGCGTACAGCATCAACAACGGCTTGTGCGGCGCCCGTTCACCGTGCTGCGACCACTGGCGCAGCCCCCGTATCCGCTCGGTCCAGTCCATGCGGGCGAGCGTACGGCCACGGGGACGGGCGTCAGGACCGAAGTCTCTCGACGCGCTCGTGCGTATGTGCCTCGATATCCATCACCGCGGTGTGCAGCAGCTGATGAGCCAGGTCGGAGAGCGCTCGTGCCACGGCCAGCTCGTCCCCGATGGCGGGAACGTTCTCGTCGGCCGGGTTGCGATGGGCGGTCCCCTTGCCGATCAGCGGCCCGGGCCCCTTGCCGATCAGCCTGGCCTCGGCCGTGCTCTCGTCGCCGGTGTGCTCGATGTTGATCTCGGCGTTCCAGGTGGGCATGGCGCGCCTCCTCGTTCCGGGCTCCTTCACCCCCGGGATCTCAATTGTCCCGCTGCCGCCGCCGTCCCGCACCAGCAGCACAGGCGCCGCCGGCGCTCCCCGGGTGCAGGGCACCCCTCTTCCGGCGCATGCTCGAAGGAGAGCCGAGGGAGCAAACATGACACTGACCGAGATCACCGAAAGCGTGCATGTGGACGCGCCGCCGGACGTGGTGTGGGCGCTGGTGACGGACGTGCCCCGGCACACGCTGCTCGCGGGACCGAAGAGCGTCACCAAGTCGATCGAGTTCGACGGACCGCTCGAACTCGGTGCCCGCTGGGTGTCCCATGAGAAGTTCGGTCTGCAGAAGTTCGACGCACCGTCCGAGGTGACGCTGCTGGACGAGGGCCATGACTTCGGCTGGGTCTCCTATCTGCCCATGAAGGAGGAGAAACGGGGGGCGGGCGGCCGCGCCTACTGGGACTACCACCTCGAACCGGAGGACGGCGGAACGCGGCTGGGCCACCACATGCGGGTCGAGGAACCCGGCGAGGGGGCGAGGGGCCTGAAGACGATGTACAGGGTGCTGAACCTGCCCAAGAAGCAGCGCGAGGCCATCCGCACCTCGCTCGCGAACATCAAGTCCGCCGCCGAGGCGGAGCAGCAGGTCCGGTCGGTGACCCCGGCCGA includes these proteins:
- a CDS encoding DUF4291 domain-containing protein, translated to MDVPRHQIRALHTASTVTVYQAYAPELGLPTARDGRFPQAWKRDRMTWIKPSFLWMMYRCGWGTKEGQQTVLAVDITREGFEWALRRAVLSHYVPELHADRASWQRELRGSPVRVQWDPERDPGLRALPYRSLQLGLSGEAARRYADEWIVGITDVTPLAREIHGLVSKGEEAAARALLPVESPYPGQDELLGRVVR
- a CDS encoding phosphorothioated DNA-binding restriction endonuclease, which codes for MDWTERIRGLRQWSQHGERAPHKPLLMLYALGRFQQDADAGLRYSEVEQDLKELLEEYGPRRRTTPAYPFHHLANDEVWEVRTDSGDASPGTGARALRESGAVGRLAPELRAALRADPALGGRLARLLLDLHFAPSLHEDLAEATGVAGVASGAYVPGMRQLRRGAAEMRRRVFEAYEGRCAFCGFDGAMGRRPVGLEAAHVRWWAFQGPDTVTNGLCLCSLHHKLFDKGVLGLDPGRTIVVSQRFAGRGEAARAQVLDLAGRVLTGPRTGSAAVADEHIAWHTAQVFA
- a CDS encoding DUF1876 domain-containing protein, which codes for MPTWNAEINIEHTGDESTAEARLIGKGPGPLIGKGTAHRNPADENVPAIGDELAVARALSDLAHQLLHTAVMDIEAHTHERVERLRS
- a CDS encoding cupin domain-containing protein, which gives rise to MTLTEITESVHVDAPPDVVWALVTDVPRHTLLAGPKSVTKSIEFDGPLELGARWVSHEKFGLQKFDAPSEVTLLDEGHDFGWVSYLPMKEEKRGAGGRAYWDYHLEPEDGGTRLGHHMRVEEPGEGARGLKTMYRVLNLPKKQREAIRTSLANIKSAAEAEQQVRSVTPADLRAGPPTPGMDRQEAFATEGMWSGLARTEPGMVSGWHHHGEYETTLYVLSGALKLEFGPDGSQTVEAGPGDFVRVPKRVVHREINPSEEPADLVVVRAGHGGTTFPADGPSPTGQA